AAAAATACACACAAGAAAAATGAACTTAAGAGATGTAGATTTAAAGAGAATTGCAAAAATGACAGAAGGTTGTGTTGGAGCAGAATTAAAAGCAATCTGCACAGAGGCAGGTATGTTTGCAATTAGGGATGGAAGAGATTATGTCACTATGGACGACTTCTTGAAGGCAGTTGATAAAGTTATGGGCAAAAAGAGCAGAGGAGAAGTCATATCTCCACACTTGGAAGTGTTGTATAGATAAGTTCATCATTATTTTTTATTTTTTATGCTACTATACATTGATAATTTTGCATCTTTGGATTTGTTCGAAATAAAAAATAAAATTACAAAATATACTGTAGGATGAGTTAGAACGGGACTCTGAAGTATCTTCCAGCATATTTTGGATAACCTAACTCTTCCTCAATTCTAATTAATTGGTTGTATTTTGCTGTTCTTTCCCCTCTTGCTGGTGCTCCTGTTTTTATTTGTCCAGCATTTAATGCAACTGCCAAGTCAGCGATAGTGGTATCTTCTGTCTCTCCACTTCTGTGGGAAACAATGACTCCGTACCCATTTCTAAATGCAAGGTTTGCAGCGTCAATTGCCTCACTTAATGTTCCAATTTGGTTAACCTTCAACAACAAAGCGTTTGCAGCACCGACTTCAACTCCCTTTCTCAGCCTGTTTATGTTTGTAACAAACAAATCATCCCCAACAATCTGAACGCCTTTTAATTCTTTTGTAACCATCGCAAAGCCCTCAAAATCCTCCTCATGCAATGGATCTTCAATTGAGACAATTGGGTATTCATCTGTTAATTCCTTGTATAATTCAATTAACTGTTCTCTTGTTAATTTTTCCCCTTTAACAATGTAGTAACCATCCTTGTAGAACTCACTTGCTGCACAATCTAATGCAAATACAATATCATTCTCATAACCTGCTAATTTTGCAGCTTCAGCCAGCAAGTTTAAAGCATCTCTTGCATCTTCAATTGGTGGAGCAAATCCTCCCTCATCTCCAACGTTTATAGCATTTTTTCCGTATTTTTCTAATATAACCTTTTTTAATGCTTGATATGTCTCTGCTCCAATTCTTATCGCCTCTGCTATTGAGTCAGCCCCAACAGGCATTATCATAAATTCTTGGAAATCTAAAGCATTTCCAGCGTGTTTTCCCCCATTAATAACGTTCATCATTGGAACAGGCATAACAAATGAGTTGCAACCTCCCAAGTATTTGTAGAGTGGGAGTGATGCGGTGTCTGCTGCTGCTTTTGCTACTGCCATTGAGACAGCTAAAATTGCATTAGCCCCTAATTTTGATTTGTTTTCAGTTCCATCTAATTCAATCATGATGGTGTCAATTTCTCTCTGCATTCTTGAATCATATCCAATTAATTCTGGTTTTATAATTGAGTTTACGTTATCAACTGCCTCTAAAACTCCTTTTCCACCAAACCTCTTTGATTTATCCCTCAACTCTAATGCCTCATGGGTTCCAGTTGATGCTCCGCTTGGAACAATTGCACTACCAATTCCCCTTCCAAGGGTTAATACTTCAACTTCAACAGTCGGATTTCCCCTTGAATCTAAAACTTCTCTTGCATGAATATCATAAATTTCAAATGAATCATCAACGTGCTTTAACACACTTCCACCTCCGTAATTATGGCATATATAGTCAGTGACAAAACTTTCTGAATTAAATAAGGAATATTTGACTACCTTCCTAATGGAAGGTAGTCATTTTTACCTTATTAATTTTAATACCTTTTGTCACTGACTATAATTATTATTGCTTTTAAGTGTCGTTCCACAAGTGCACTATGAAATACCCATTAAATTTTATTAAATAAAAATTCCACAACTTCTATATTAAATTTGAAAATGAATAGTTTTAATACAATTGTGGAGCGACTACAGTTATAACTTAGTTTCTCTTTTTACTTTGGAAAAATAGCAATCCACAATAGATATCAAACACAGTGTTGTATTTTCTATTAAGCACATTGTATATAAATGTTTTTGCCACCATATATAAACAGAATTAATATTTAGATGTTTAAATATAATTCGAGAAAACAATAAATAAAATAAAAAATAAAAAACTAAAATAATAAAAAACTAAAAACTAAAATAAAATAAATAGAATAAAAAAATAGGGATTAATTGAAGGATTTGCTCAATGGACAATCATAGGCAAACGTCCACGTTGGGCTTGGACGTCATCAATCTCAGTCCCTTTTGGGTTCATCAGGAACATATCATCAGCAAATTAAATAATATAATGCAATGGTGAAAATGTGATAACGGATGCTATAAAAAAGGTCGTTGAATTTAAAGATTTAAATGAAAGTGAAGCAATTGATGTTATGAATGAGATAATGAGTGGAAAAGCCACACCAGCACAAATAGCATCAATATTAACAGCTTTAAGGATGAAGGGAGAAACTCCTGTAGAAATTGCATCATTTGCAAAGGTTATGAGAGAATTCGCCACAAAAATAAATCCAAAAGTCGATAAACTTGTTGACACCTGTGGGACTGGTGGAGACAATTTAAATACATTCAACATAAGCACAACTGTTGCGTTTGTTGTTGCAGGGTGTGGTGTAGCAGTGGCAAAACATGGAAATAGAAGTGTAAGCAGTAAATGTGGAAGTGCAGATGTTTTAGAGGCATTAGGTGTTAATTTAGACCTACCACCAAAGAAGGTTGAGGAATGCATTGAAAAAGTAGGGATAGGATTTTTATTTGCTCCTTTGTATCATTCTGCTATGAAACATGCCCTACCAGTTAGAAAAGAGATCGGAATAAGGACAGTCTTTAATGTTTTGGGACCTTTAACAAATCCAGCAAACGCTGAATATCAAGTTGTTGGTGTTTATGATGCAAGTTTAACTGAAAAGATTGCAGAGGTTTTAAAATTGTTGGGATTGAAAGGAGCTATGGTTGTGCATGGAAGCGGAATGGATGAGATAACAACAACAGGAGAAACAAAGATTTCTGAACTAAAAGATGGAGAGATAAAGACATACACAATAACTCCTGAAAGATTTGGACTTAAAAGAGCAGATATTGATGAATTAAAGGGAGGGGATGCAAAAGAAAACGCAAATATATTGAAAAGAATTTTAGAGGGAGAAGAGGGGGCTAAAAGAGATATTGTTTTGCTTAATGCGGCTGCTACTTTATATGTTTGTGGAGAAGCGAAGTCACTTGAAGAAGGAATAAAGATGGCTGAAAAATCAATAGATAGTGGAAAAGCAATGGAAAAATTAGAAAAACTCGTAGAGTTCACAAACAGTATTTAAAAGTTTAAAAAGGATGGTATTATGCCAATGATTAATATTGACAATAAATTTGTTTTAAAATCCATGAAAAAGGTCTTTGTTGAAGAATTGGAAGAAATGGAAAATGAATTAAAAAAATTGTATGAAAAATACAATATAAATAGCAGTAAGGAGTTGGCATTTGATATATCGGAGGGGTTTATAACCAGTGAGGAAGCAAGGCAGGATTTAGAAAGAATGAAATATTTAGAGGAGAATATTGAAAGGATTAGAAGTTATTTGAGGGATATAAACATGCTTTCTATTTAACTTTTTACTTAAATTTAATTTATTTAATTTAACATGGTGAAATAATGGAAAAACACAATATCCTTATCATTGGTGGCTACGATCCAACTGGTGGAGCAGGGGTTATTGCAGATGCAAAAACCGCAAAGGTTTTAGGAGTTAATCCCCTAACAATAACAACCTCTATAATTCCCCAAAACAATAAAGCAGTTTATAATAAAGTAGATATTCCTAAAAAAGTTATTAAAGAGCAGTTAGATGCTATTTTTGAAGATTTTGATGTTTCTATTGTTAAAACAGGAGTTTTAAATGAGGATGCAATAAATTTGATTTTAAAATACAAAAAAGATTATGATTTTAAGATTGTATGTGACCCTGTTTTAAAATCAACAACTAACTATGAATTTGTTGATGAGAACTTGCTGGAGAAACATGTTGATTTGTTTAATGAATGCTACTTAATCACCCCAAATGAAGAAGAATTCAATACCATCATTAATTTTATCGAAAAAAACAACCTTTGGAAAAAATTTGACAAAAACCCTTATGTTTTAGTTACAGGAACTAATGATAAGCTAATAACCCTCAAAGATAAGAATGTTATTGAAACAATAAAAGGAAAGAAAATAGATAAAGAAGTCCATGGGACAGGTTGTGTATTTTCCTCTGCAATAGCATCATTTTTATGTAGGGGAGAGGAGTTAATAGATGCCATTAAAAAAGCAAAGGATATTGTTTTAGCATCTGTAGTTTATGCCACAAAAACAAAATACGGCTACAACTCAAACCCTACATACATAAACAAAGAAAAAGTAATAAAAAATTTAAGTTACGCCTTATATTTACTAAAAAAGATAAACTTTAGCTTAATTCCAGAAGTTGGATCAAATATTGCTGAGAGTTTACTTTTGCCAAATAGTTTTAAAGATGTTGCAGCACTAACTGGGAGAATTATAAAAAATAAGTTGGGGGGCTTTTATATTGTTGGGGACATAGAGTTTGGGGCGTCTGAGCATATAGCAAAGATTATATTAGCTGCAAAAAACTACGACCCACAAATTAGGGCATGTATGAATATAAGGTATGATGAAGATTTGATAGATGTTTTATCAGAAAAATTCAGCATTTCTTCATTTGACAGAAAGCTCGAACCCCCAAATGTATCGACAATGGAATGGGGAACAAAATACGCATGCGAAAAATTTGGTGGCGTTCCAGATATAATATATGACAAAGGAGGAGATGGAAAGGAGCCAATGATTAGGGTCTTAGGTGTTGATGCAATAGATGTAGTTAAAAAAGTTGCAGAGATACAAAGGATTTACGACCGTATGTAAAAAAATAAATCTAAAATAAAAAAATTATAAAAATTTAAGTTATGAAATAAGACACAATGGACTTAAAAATTGATTAATAGATTGATTTCATAACGACGTCCAAAATTAGGGGACTTAACACTTCCATCTCAGCAATATCTACACATGTCCCAAAACCAATCATTTCAATTTGAACCTTCCCAACTACGCATTCTCTCTCTTCAGAAACTTCTGGTGGTGTTTTTTGATGTATGATAGATATCTTTCTTATTCTTCCAATTATTCCTTCTGTTCCTGGGATTATGTCATCTTTTACAACTGAAGTGATGAACACAAAATCTCCAACATCAACGGACTTCAACGCCAATAAATTATCTGCACTCTTCAAATTTAGGGTTTTTATATGGTTCTTTATAAGTTCTGACAACGCATGTGGTGATATTCCTGCCAAAGCAATGATTCTCATAAATACCCCTTTTTTGTTTTTTGATTTTATTATTTTTTACAGATACATTGGATACTCGCTTCTTGCAGTTTTTGTCATTAATTTTGCATGTTCTTGTGCCAATTGCTTTATCTTCTCATCAATTTTATCTGCCTCTTCTATTAACTCCTCTACATTCACGTTAAGACCATACATCTTGTTTAAAACATTTACAAGGTTTGACGCCCCTCTTGGGTCAGGCCTTATGCCAACAGTTTCAGCAAGTAGGCCAATTGCAGGTATTTTGTTGTTGTTGCTTTTTACTATCAAACTTCCAGATACTCCTCCAACCATCCCAAATTTTAAAATAGGAATGTCGTATTTTTCAAAAATTTCTAATAGCTCTTTTGATGATGCTATTCCATAAACCTTTTCAGATTTTCCTGTTGCGAGTCCCCCTAAGGACACAACTATTTGTGGGTTAATCGGAGTTAATATTTCAACAATTTTATCTGAGAGCTTATGCACTATAACTGGCGGAATTATCACGTCTGAAAATAAGACGATTAAATCCTCCCTCCCATAAACTCTTATTGGTGGATAAACAACCCCCTCCTCAACAAGATTTACTGGAGGCGCTTCTGGAACATCAAAGTATCCAATACACTCTAATTCCAATTTTTTTATGATTTGATATGCTGCAATACTTCCAACTAATCCAACACCAGGAAAACCCTCAATGACAAGAGGGTTTTTGAAATCGATTTCTTTTTTGGCAATGTATTCCATTTTACCTCCCC
The sequence above is a segment of the Methanotorris igneus Kol 5 genome. Coding sequences within it:
- the eno gene encoding phosphopyruvate hydratase, which encodes MLKHVDDSFEIYDIHAREVLDSRGNPTVEVEVLTLGRGIGSAIVPSGASTGTHEALELRDKSKRFGGKGVLEAVDNVNSIIKPELIGYDSRMQREIDTIMIELDGTENKSKLGANAILAVSMAVAKAAADTASLPLYKYLGGCNSFVMPVPMMNVINGGKHAGNALDFQEFMIMPVGADSIAEAIRIGAETYQALKKVILEKYGKNAINVGDEGGFAPPIEDARDALNLLAEAAKLAGYENDIVFALDCAASEFYKDGYYIVKGEKLTREQLIELYKELTDEYPIVSIEDPLHEEDFEGFAMVTKELKGVQIVGDDLFVTNINRLRKGVEVGAANALLLKVNQIGTLSEAIDAANLAFRNGYGVIVSHRSGETEDTTIADLAVALNAGQIKTGAPARGERTAKYNQLIRIEEELGYPKYAGRYFRVPF
- the trpD gene encoding anthranilate phosphoribosyltransferase; the protein is MITDAIKKVVEFKDLNESEAIDVMNEIMSGKATPAQIASILTALRMKGETPVEIASFAKVMREFATKINPKVDKLVDTCGTGGDNLNTFNISTTVAFVVAGCGVAVAKHGNRSVSSKCGSADVLEALGVNLDLPPKKVEECIEKVGIGFLFAPLYHSAMKHALPVRKEIGIRTVFNVLGPLTNPANAEYQVVGVYDASLTEKIAEVLKLLGLKGAMVVHGSGMDEITTTGETKISELKDGEIKTYTITPERFGLKRADIDELKGGDAKENANILKRILEGEEGAKRDIVLLNAAATLYVCGEAKSLEEGIKMAEKSIDSGKAMEKLEKLVEFTNSI
- a CDS encoding thiamine-phosphate synthase family protein, which codes for MEKHNILIIGGYDPTGGAGVIADAKTAKVLGVNPLTITTSIIPQNNKAVYNKVDIPKKVIKEQLDAIFEDFDVSIVKTGVLNEDAINLILKYKKDYDFKIVCDPVLKSTTNYEFVDENLLEKHVDLFNECYLITPNEEEFNTIINFIEKNNLWKKFDKNPYVLVTGTNDKLITLKDKNVIETIKGKKIDKEVHGTGCVFSSAIASFLCRGEELIDAIKKAKDIVLASVVYATKTKYGYNSNPTYINKEKVIKNLSYALYLLKKINFSLIPEVGSNIAESLLLPNSFKDVAALTGRIIKNKLGGFYIVGDIEFGASEHIAKIILAAKNYDPQIRACMNIRYDEDLIDVLSEKFSISSFDRKLEPPNVSTMEWGTKYACEKFGGVPDIIYDKGGDGKEPMIRVLGVDAIDVVKKVAEIQRIYDRM
- a CDS encoding DUF473 domain-containing protein, whose translation is MRIIALAGISPHALSELIKNHIKTLNLKSADNLLALKSVDVGDFVFITSVVKDDIIPGTEGIIGRIRKISIIHQKTPPEVSEERECVVGKVQIEMIGFGTCVDIAEMEVLSPLILDVVMKSIY
- a CDS encoding proteasome assembly chaperone family protein, with amino-acid sequence MEYIAKKEIDFKNPLVIEGFPGVGLVGSIAAYQIIKKLELECIGYFDVPEAPPVNLVEEGVVYPPIRVYGREDLIVLFSDVIIPPVIVHKLSDKIVEILTPINPQIVVSLGGLATGKSEKVYGIASSKELLEIFEKYDIPILKFGMVGGVSGSLIVKSNNNKIPAIGLLAETVGIRPDPRGASNLVNVLNKMYGLNVNVEELIEEADKIDEKIKQLAQEHAKLMTKTARSEYPMYL